TTCAATATCATTTCAGCCATTGCTAGCCAGAAATACTTGCACCATCTCATATGAATAACCATGGTTGTGTAGCAAGGTATATGTCTGATTATATTTTTAAACCAGTTTCTTTATCCTCTTGTAATTAATATTCTACCCTGTAAAAGCCCTTCATGGTCTCTTGGTGCTTGCTTTCCTCACTGTGAGGACACATTCACAACCAGACACATTCTACAACCTGTCCTTCATCATTCCATTTACCCCATATAATACTCCATCCCCACCTTTCTCTTTTACTATTTTCTCAAGTTATTCTTCTAGTACTGACCTGGCCTATACTGCCAAATTTTTCAATAAACTTTCATATCCATTTTATTTTTACTGAATCACCTATAATGTTTTTAACATTCTCTAGTGACACCATAACATATTAACCAAGAATGTGGAGCTTTGTTACTGAATATTGTCATAAGCAAAGTTTTGGTTGTGATACTTAGCTATTACAGACAGCAATAATGGAAGAGTTGTACAGTAATGTGATACTGATATGAGATGTGTACAAATACTTATTCCCTTAATCTGACAAGACTAGCTAACATTAATTAAATTAGTCATCTGCTCAGTGAAAAACAGCAAGAATCACTGGAATAATTTATTTTCATGTAATGTAACCTATAAACCTTATTCGTAGCGAGTGTTTGAGCTTGGGCCTCATCTCTATATTGGTCTTCCTGGGTTGGCCACAGACACTCAGACTGTCCTCCAGAGACTTCAGTTTCGAATCAAGATGTATGAAATGAGGTGGGTGAAACATGGTATTTATAAATGGTGACAGATATTTTTGTGATGTGTGCATTCCATACAAGGGAAAAAGATAATATATTTGATTTACAAAGTACTTCATCAGAGGTAAATATTTGTATAGTGAGTAGAAGGAAAAAGCATTGATTATGGTAAATTCATTCTCTGATATATTTGATATAAGTACAGATTGTGATAACTAGTTACTTAGGATTGGTAAAATGATAGATATTAGGTGTTATCTAACAGTACATGCAAGTGATGAGATTATGTGTGAGAAGTCACTTTTAGTGAGGTTGTGTCATCACCAAAGGATGGGAAGGAGGAACTCCTTGTTCCAGataagtccatcatttccctgctcctactTGTAGtgcagctgcaggaacctcataaaaagGGTTCTAGGGTGGAGTTTCAAGGAAAGCTAATATAGATGGAACAATGTTGAGATTTTCAGAGATAAACAGAGCAAAGGGTACTGAGATGAAATTACTTTTCCATGAGAAATATATCAGGAAAAGAAGTTGCAGGTAACTCAAGGTAAACATCCAGTAAACGTAAACATTCTTAACTATACTGCCTGTTTAATGTTGAAGATCTTTAATATTCATGAGTTTAAAGTTATGCATGTCTCCATAGGAAAGTTAAAGTTGTGTATGTctccataggagagagagagagtttttctttTGTCAGCATCAATATATATCGCAGTGTTGGTGCGTCAAGGGCATAAATGGCATGACAGTGATGGCATCATCAATCAGTGACTAGTTATTCTTGTTGAATAATGTAACTGCAAAACAGTGTTATTTAAAAAGCTAATCAATGACTTCGGAAAGTTTAATAATATCTAATTTCATGTCTAACTTTATTCTTTGCTTTTCATCCAAGCGATTCATAGGCAATtatgttttctttgtttattgTTTTTGATTATCCGAGTGTTTCAATAGGTAATGCTCTTTTGTCAGCATTAGTTAAAAATGGTGTTGCCACATCTCGGAAAGAAGTGACATCAAAATAATGGAAGTGTTAATTAAGGGCTTGATATAATTTTTAAACACTGTACCTACAAAACAGTGTTATTCAAGAAACTGTAATTAGGGACTTAAGAATGCTTGAGTATATCTAAATTCACTTTTAAAGTTATTGTTCTTTGTTGGTTTTTATGGACAGTTTTCTAtcttttgttctttgtttttaTCCATTGATTTCAGAAGTACTACTCTTTCCTTTGTCAGTAGTAGTAAatagtacatcatcatcatttcttagaAGAAAGTTACACCAAAATGTCAGCAGCCATATTCAAGGACTGATCATAATAATTGAATAACAACTGCGAAGCAACATTATCGAAAAGACTTTAACAGAGGATTCCCacatatacttcccacatattccctgcttgttgtaaaaggcaactaaaaggggtgggagcagggaactgaaaatcctccctttcagtttttacttttccaaaagaagactcagagaagggggccaagtgaggatgccCCCTCTaaaggtcagtcctctgttcttgacgctgccttactaaagcgggaaatggtaaatatgtataaagataaaaaagtgtatatatgtatatatatatattggtaattgTCAATTTTGTTTTTGCAGAGAGGGACGGCGTATGAAGCCCCAGACTTTGATGGCAATGGTCCAGAATCTGCTGTATGAGAGGAGGTTTGGGCCATACTTTGTGGAGCCTGTTATTGCAGGGCTGAATCCAAACACCAAAGAACCATACATTTGTGCTCTTGATCTAATTGGTTGCCCATGTGAACCTTCAGACTTTGTTGTTTCTGGAACCTGCTCAGAGTCCCTTTATGGTATGTCATATGTGAAATGTATTTCACAGTACatttttcctgtagtgagcacaTGTACTTGCcctgcctttcggcaaaatgTTTAGGGCAGAAGATAGA
This Panulirus ornatus isolate Po-2019 chromosome 37, ASM3632096v1, whole genome shotgun sequence DNA region includes the following protein-coding sequences:
- the Prosbeta3 gene encoding proteasome subunit beta type-3 — its product is MSILTYNGGCVVAMKGKNCVAIACDLRFGVQAQTISTDFERVFELGPHLYIGLPGLATDTQTVLQRLQFRIKMYEMREGRRMKPQTLMAMVQNLLYERRFGPYFVEPVIAGLNPNTKEPYICALDLIGCPCEPSDFVVSGTCSESLYGMCETTWREDMSPDDLFECISQSLVNAFDRDALSGWGAVVHVMEQDKVTTRYLKCRQD